The following is a genomic window from Phaseolus vulgaris cultivar G19833 chromosome 6, P. vulgaris v2.0, whole genome shotgun sequence.
CTTTCTGCCTGAGCTTCTCAAGCTCAGGTTGAACATCTTTTAGAGCTTTTGAAGCTTTAACCATTTGATCTACTTCTACAAACTTCAGTTTTTTACTGAGAATCTCTAGTGTTCTCATATATTCCTCATTGACctgaaaagaagttcaaagagtacaagtctaattaaaagattatataataataacgtGGAATATATAATGAAAGAAACTATACACAAAGTACTGAGTGATCTGaatgaaaataagaaaacataGACAGGACAAttgaattgaaataaattaactCTAGGACAAAAACTCAAAGAAAACCTAGACAATGTATCTCAGCGGAAGATGTTAACTGTCAATCTATGGCAATCATTGTACACTTTTTAAATGTTTCTATGGCTACCAATGTGCAGTTATGTCAAATTAATAAAGCTAATCAAGATTCAAGCTACAATAAGTTTCCCAAAAATATCAATAGAATTACCAAAGCTACTAAAGATATTGTGTCTATACTATAGCataaaacaatcaagtcaaaagcAAACACCTGAGAGATCCTCAATTAGAATATCGTTTATGAAGTCGTAAAAACTGAAATGGATGTAGAATGCAAACTAGTACAATACTAttgaaaaataaacatatttttcacACCACCAAAAGCATCTTATGCAATATTGGTGGAGAGTGCTTGGTCATGGAAAAAATATAAGTACCTCTCCATCAACAAGAATATCAACCATCCTTGGAGGCACTATTATGTCCTCCACAAACTTAGCCAATTTGGATTCAGCCACCTGTTGGATGAAACAAGAGAAACCTTAACACAAGTAGAGATTGATAAAAAAAGGTCTAACTTATCTGGGGTGTAAGGAGAAGAGACAAAAATGCATAAAGGTAATGGATAAAACATTAAAGGAAATTAAAGTGTTTATTTTGACCAAGGTTGCTTCCTAGGTCAAAAAGACAGTTAATTACATATTGGTTTTGGTTGAATTACTATTAACAAAGGGCAAAAGGGTGTTATGTTACATTAGTGAACAACTATAAAATTTATTTCGTTTAAATTAAACATTCATACCTTGCGATTCTTAAGTCTCAAACTCATATCCATAGACTTCTCTTGGAGTATCTTTATGTCTGAACTAATGGAACCAATTTCAGcctgataaaaaattaaaaaagatttcatgatttaatatccaataaatataagaaaaatgtaCTTCAAATATTTTAGTGATTCCTTCAAATTATTGAATGTACTGTTGTGGTTTAGCATAGTTTTGTTACATGACCATTACAGATGAATAACAGGTCAATAAGTACTAAAACATTAAACGAATCCAATAATTCTCATGGGGAGAAGTCTTCATAAAAAGGAGAGGAAAATTGATGTCTTAAATTCAAGCGTCAAGTTAAAACTTACTTGGCCAAAAACATACCTGAAATCCACTAAGAAGAGTTTCCATCTGTGACAAAATACTATCACAATCACGAATTTGATCATGAAGAGAGACTAGATTGTCACTTTCTTTAATATAATCCTGTAATAAAAAGAACGGTATTAAAACTAATCATCGGATCAAAAGAAGAAGCAAAAGCATTAGCTGAGTAAACAACCACACTTTGATCAGATATTCATACTAACCAGGACAAGTAAAATAAAATGGAGCAGCAGTTAAAATTTACAGAAAATTGACCACATACCTGAATTGAATCCAATTCAACTTTACGCAAATCGTTCTCTACTCCTTTCGTATAATCCCTAAGTTTGGTACCTTTAGAAAGTATATTAGCAACAACCTACACAAACAAAGCAACATAATAACTTAATACACGCCGATCCATTTCAACAGCAGTAATGCTTTCAACACAGCGACGGCAAAGTGACTCACATCATTGTTCTTACACTCATCCAGTTCCTGCTCTAGTCCTTCCAACGATATATCATCACTACAAAATCAAGTTAACCGAAATACATGAAACAACTAGTAATCTAATTTTGATTCTAAAGTTTCAAGCTCCAAAGTGCACGAACTGAAACTAAACGTagtagaaagagaagaaaaccTGCTCGGATCCTCTTCCAAAGTTAGGTCACCAACAAATGCTCCCAAATCGAAGACATTCTTTTGTGCATCGCTGGTTTCGCCAATAGAGGGACTCTGCAGAGAGCGGAATCAGCAAAGGATAAAGAGAAACGGAAATCGAAAACAGTAATTGAGTGAAACTGAAAAGTGAAATGGTTTCAGTAGAAGTGCAATTGAAAAGAAAGGTGACGGTTCGCACCACTGTGACTCCGGCAACATCGGCCATTGTTGACGACAGTGTGAAGTGTACGGAAAGATGATCACTGGATTAGAATGAAATGCAGACACATCGTTGCTTGGATTGGATGAGATCTGAACGGATCCACCACGACGAAACAACTAACCTTAACCGATACCAGTCCAAACAAAATGAAAGAGAATGGGATCGGGAAACCAAACCAATTAAAATTACCATATTATTTGTATGATTTATTATAGAAcacaaaaaatgtttttattacatttacatataaaaataaataaataaacattacaGCTAAATATagcaaataataataacaaataaataaataacttaactttgtatcagtacttttttaaaattattttattttattatgatattactttatttaacattattttttttaaaaccaatacCTAATTTCACCCTATAGTATAATTACCAATTACCATATGataaattattgatattgttaaattatttatcataaaaCCGTCCcaataataatttgtaattaaataacttTACAACTAGTTTACGTTGCTAATACACATCTATTTAAATTGCTATTtggtgatttatttttaaaaaaaaaccttagaaaaaattgaaagataAAGTTGCTGAGAAGTgaattttcagtttttttaaataaataatctaATCTTACATAAAGTAAAGTTtgagttttacaattttatacacgtctatcttttaaattttccaatagaacaaaatattaatttctctatttgaaaaataaattacatgTATGTATCCTTAAAAAACAGTTTCCAGACTTGTGTAAACGTTATTTCATCAAATAATTGTGGTatctataataattataatatgtgttcttgattttctaaagtaataacaataataaataattgctTGCCATCAAATAAACCAGTACAATCATGATTTTATGTACCaaatagttttttataaatatcacacaaattattatcattatactgtgacaaaaaaaataatattctatGAGTATTAATATAATGTTacttatcttttaaaataagtgcattaataaattaaaatttaatttttgttgttacaattcaaatattttttttatggattttaCGCCTAtaacatattttgttttaaatactcCAAAGGAAAAAAGCTTCATAATGgcttttaaattgatttaaatgAAGTTGAACGCATAGAATaaacagtaaaaaaatataattaaaatgtataaCAAAACAATTGAATACAATATAACAAAAAGcttaaataaataagtaaatcaAACATAAACTACTTTTTGGGATTATATAAAGGATTTTGAAATTACATGCAATTGCATTGAAAAGTAATGCAGACTAATCACAAATTCGCAATTACTACAAAAATTATGTGCAAATGAATGGCTGAAATCTTAATGATTCTGatgcttgggcttgggcttgggcttgaaCTTTGCCAGTTATCAACGGCGTCGTTTAGGAGTGAAAATTCCAATTCTAATTTGAACTGGGCATGAGCAATAAACCCCAAAATCTCGGGTGCTGGTCTGTTACACAGcaagtgaagaagagaagagaaaagacAAAAGCTTTCCAAAATGTTCAAGCTATCTCGCGTGCTTCATCTCACTACCACTTCTAGGTACTCTCTGTCAATCCCTTATTACTTCAACTATTTGATCATTTTCCCCTTTCTCTTCACTATCAGTTATTACCTCTACTTGCTAATCCATTATTTTTCGCAACTTTCTCTGaacactaaataatataaacatcAAAGTGGGTCGttccagaaaaaaaaaggtttttagAAAAAGGGTTTGGGTGAATTTTGTTGTAAATTGCTTAATGTGGTGTGAGTCTGGATATGCCATACCCCAGAGGTAGCTTTTGATAATGTCAGATGAATCTTCGTAGTAACTTCGTGAGATgcttttaaattttacaattttgtgAAACAGGCATAGGCTGTTGGAAGTGTTTTCATCTAGAAATGTTGAAGTTGGAGACTCTCTGCGGGATAGGCGTGATTTTACCTACTCAGCTGGCATTTCTACTGCTACAAATAATTATGCTGCCAAAGGCATTGCTTTATTCCAGTGCTTATGATTTGGCTACCTGTTGAGGCTGCAACAGAACTTACTGGGCTTTccttttacttttgtttttctGCTATGAACTTGTCTTGCAGGATATGCTTCGGATCGTATATTTGCTCCTTATACTGTTTACAAGGGCAAAGCGGCATTCTCGTTGAGTCCTTGTCTTCCAACTTTTACAAAGTTGGATGTAAgattgctgttttcttttaacAAGTTTATTTAATGGacattttttgtgtgtgtttttaACCTGCCATGTTTATGAACTCCACTTGTCATAGTCCGGGACTGTTGTAGTTGATCGACGTGGTTCAATGATGATAACTTTCATGCATTCTATTGGAGAGCGCAAATATGACTGGGAGAAGAGACAGGTAATTGTTTTTGCTAGCATGGTTAAAGGTTACTGGGTTGTTGACTTGTTTTTGTTTATCTCTCTCATAGTAATTACCTTTTTGTAGAGATTTGCTCTCTCCGCCACTGAAATTGGTTCTTTGATAACGATGGGTTCTCAAGATTCCTCTGAATTCTTTCATGACCCTTCAATGTTATCAAGGTTGGTTTTCATGGCTGTTGGATTAGGTTTTGACGGCCAACTAAATGTCGTATAAGAGAACTATAATGGGTTGAATCATAAGTACATTATCATTAGCCTTttagtgagttttttttttttttttacatttgtaCCACATCGAAGATAAATAGTGATGACTGCTTTGTAATCCTATTATGTTGCAGTAATGCTGGTCAGGTAAGGAAGAGCTTATCAATTAAGCCTAATGCAAACAGCAATGGATATTTTGTGTCATTgagtaagatttttttttcactagtttttctccttttttttctgTTTACTATAGATTGCACAATGCACCCTGTGTTCTTTCTGAGTTGCACCTTCTTTGGCAGCTGTTGTCAACAACCTGTTAAACACCAAAGACTACTTCAGTGTTCCTGTCACAACTGCTGAGTTTGCTGTAATGAAGACAGCTTGCAGTGTATGCCTTTTATCTGCTTAGTTTCTAATAAATTtgcaaattatataataatttctattatggaCTGATGAGTTTCTGCTTGcaatatgtaaaaaataaaaatagatatgGTTTCTCTTATCTTAGCAGCAATTTTCTTTCTAGCGTTGGAAGGGACAAAGAAATTAATTATCATGTCATCTTGCATGCCTAACATTCCATTAATCAACACAATTCTTGTCTTGAACCTTGGTTTATACATTACAAAAATGCCTTGAATCTTGATTAATCATTTATGGCCCATTAAATTTAGCACCTTTATGATCCAGAATCTAGAAATTCAGAACTCAAGTGGGTTTCTCCTGACATTTTTATTAGCATTCTTGAACTTCCTTTTACACATATGACAACCCACTTTTGTTTTCAGGAGAGGATTGAAATATAGTTCATTACATGCtaattttttactttgaaaACTGTCCGTGCGGGTTTCATTCATAATATACTGTAGATGAATAGAACTTaagattattatatataaaattgtacTAGTGATTAAACCGGTGAAAGTATTAATGTTTCACTAGTATAAGCATGGTTGAACCAAATACACACGCACACAAGGATGGATTCAGATACTCTAGAGTTGGTTTAAAACCTATAAGGATCTTGACCCTTAAAATATTAAGTTTATTatataaaagtaatataaataattgtgtGGTGTTATTGAAGGCTGTTAGATCCAAACTGCACGGGATGCAGTTCGTTTTTGGACTGCATAAGATCAATATCCCACATGGGCACCATATCCTTTTTCctgcaagaaaagaaaaacgcAATATATGAGGTCAAATAATGATATTCTACAAGTACATGACATAGAGCATTCAAGCAAAAGAGGCTGAAAGGGTAACCATTGTGTTGCTTGATGCTCTTGAGATGGTTTTGCTTTTTTGATCATTAGATGGTCTGCTTGTTTGGAGTCCCTAAATGAAAATTAAGACGGAGGCTAGTCATCTCATACCTTGCTTATATTCTGGCCTTTGTAGTTTGAAACTGCTTTGTCCCTTGACTTAAGTAATCCTTCGGGTTGAATTCAACGAAACTTGAATTCCATTTCCATCTCTTCCTTTCTTACAACATGTATATTTTTGCACCTTCGTAAGAGCTTTTCTACTCATTAATTTGTCTTTTAATGCAGTTTGCATTGCCACACATTATGGGTTGGGACCAGATTACTAATCAGCAATCTAGAGGCACAGTGGGCCTTCAACAGAAAGGTGGCTCTCAAGTTTTAGACTTGGAATGGGAAAAATGAATTGCTGCAGTGTTTGTTTGGCAATTCCATTTTGTATATCATGAATTTGAAGACTAGGATTGGTAGGGGAAGATAGCTTGTAAATGGCAATATTGATCAGGTGTCAGCAGCTTTTTGCCATTAGCCATGTTATCGTGTTGTTATATAACTTGGAAAACCAGTCTAGTCTTCTGCCTGGCTTTGAAAATATTATCTGGCTGTTTGAACATCATCAATCTATCTGATGGCAACACGGATGAATATGAGTCGTTAAGTTAAATGCTAACAGATTTAATAGGCTGTTGTTGATGACTGTGTCCAGTCTCTCCATatcatttgtgttcttgttaaaaataatGGTCTTATCTTTGTGAGTTTTTGGTATAGAAAATTTACTCAAGAGGGCGCGTGAGTTATTATAAACTATTTGACATATGTTAATTCTTatggacaaaaaaaaattacaattactcgGATGTTGGTGAGTTTCGGGTGTGagctttgttaaaaaaataacaaatatgtttattctaaggtttttaaaagattaatgaACTTGTTACATTATTAGTTTAGATAATCCATTAGTAATCAACTTTTTCTTAAACTTTTTATACGTGTATTgtctatatatattataataatataacataataaattatttattaaaattttattttgtaatcaaGATACAAACATCACTCCTAAttgttttcaattattttttcacTTTCTACTTTCTCTTCTCAATTCATAATTAGATTTTTCAATGTTTTTGtgctttcttttttttcattcccTCATTTTCACTCAGTCAAAACACCACGGTTTCAGCTTAGactttttcttcctacacctccataccttcttgtgccaccccatactaaatatgaaaataccattttatcctttttttttcaccccttgaatttgaaataataagcctatggattaGGTAATCCGGGTaaattccggattacataatccggaagtcaatttcatatttagaaaaaacttccagattatgtaatccagaagctaataacacatctgaaaaaaagactttcggattacataatctggaagctaatcttatgtatagaaaagactttcggattatgtaatccggaagctaatcacaaaagagttccagattacataatccggaagctaattctgaatctagaaaaagacttccagattatgtaatccggaatattgaaaagggtatttttggaataaggAAAATTTAtgggggtgacacaagaaggtatggaggtgcaggaagaagcagccttcAGCTTATTATTACTTTTGGACTGAGATTAAATGTTTTAGCGGTTTGGGCCTTAAAAGCCGAGTGCCAGCTTTGTGAAGAGATCCACccaacataaaatttaaaaacccaACATTGTTCTTGGTATCATGTTTGTTTACACATGCAGAAATCTGAAAGTGATTGTTATATACTCCGAATTTAGATATTCAGAATTTCATTTTCATGCTTTATTTAAGTTTCTGGATGACCATATCTAGTAGTAAGTAATGCGATTAACCGCCATGGCAAAGATGGCAAAGAGATAGCAATCACCCAAGGCACCAACCAACAGAGGATGAAAAACCCTAAACAGAGGGGGAGAGAGAACAGAGAACAGAGAGAGGGAAAGAAGTCTGAATTGTGAAACTTAATGGCACagaaaaaactaattattattgGATCCATAAGAGTATATATATGTACATGTCAAACAGCAAAACACAGAttacaaagagaaaaacaaaagctCAAAAAATGGAAGGCCCAAAACAAAAGTGTGCAAAGGTGTGCAGTTATTAATAAAGGGtacaattattttatcaataagtTATGAGGTCCAAATTTTCATGTTCAGAATAGTGTGTTGTAAATGGTGCTGAGGATCGAGATTTAGAACTCATTTATGTTTACTTACAAATCTTGGTATCTGTAAGGTCatttatgttatttaaataagttttcGAATAGCCAAATACAAAAGTAGCATATTAGTTCTGGACTTATATATCCAAAACTTTCTAATTTAACTTACGAATATGAATATCTGGAAGGTTAAATCTTTTAAATCATTAAAGGTAAAATGGAACACGTTAATGTGTTGGGTGCAGATTTCACTCTATCTGTTGGGTGCTgcgaaaaatacaaaaaataggTCACGGAGGGTCCATGAAAGTATGTAAATGTAATGATTAGAGTCATTTTTCGTGTAGTTTGCTATAGCTAGCCAATTTGCAAaagtattttattatattttgggaattatcttttatataaatattcaaaCATCTCTAATTGctctactttatttatttaattttttagtgataaaaaaaatgtgaaatcagaaaataaattttggaaTCTACACCTTGGATTTTAAGAAATTTTCTTcgttttataaaaacaaaagtgACCATAATCACTAGCTAAATAGCTATATCATTTGGTTGAAGTGCGTGTCTGATAAATCTATATTCTAAAAGGTAACTATCTTTATATAAAAACTGTTTTAtgctaaattaaaaataaacacgTTCAATTCCAAATTTCCCTTTATCAACTAGTGCAAAAATGACATTAAAAATAAACacgtttaattttaaatttaattttagttttaattttaatttaaaatttaaaattaaaactaatattaaattaaaattacaaattaaaaataaaattataaaatttaaaaataaaaaactcacCTTAAAGCGTGAATGGAGGAGATGTGACCGTAGAACGAAGACAGTGTGGCGAGATAAATGGAGTGGCGGAAGAATTGGTGGACACGAAGAGGAAGAACGGTGACACCAAAGAGGAAGAACAGCGGCACACCAAAGAGCAAGAGTGGTGGCCGCGAAGAACAAAGAAATTTTTGAAAAGTAAGATGGAGAGGAGGTGAACGATGTACAACGGTGGAGGAATGAGAGCGTGAGaatgaaaaagaaggaaaagaagccTAATGAGAGAGCAAGGAGCAGCGAAAGTGGAAGATGAAGAAGTGGAATGGAACCGAAGAAAGATAGTAGTGTCAATGAGCAGTAAAACGCGAacttaaaaataagataaaaaaaaatatgttacactagtttttaataataactggtgtaatatattattttttttactcagaATGAttcatattacaccggttaagtCATCTAACCAGTATAATATACTACGTTctaacttaaatttttttaatatttttttttgtaaatacaATATATTACACTGATTAAATGTAATATCTatcaaatatttacaaaaatatattgtatttttatttacatcGATTCACGTTTGAACAGTTTAAAATTACACTGATTAAATGTAATATCTatcaaatatttacaaaaatatattgtatttttatttacatcGATTCACGTTTGAACAGTTTAAAAAGTCGTTGTAGTATATCATTTATGCTCTActataatattgaaaaaaagaaCTTTAATTCTTCCAATGTATTATTACGAAAAACCAAGTAAAAGGCAACTTAAAATCTTTAAACTCGGGCATATAAGTCTCACAATAATCATTCCACTAGTtgtaaagaaagaaagaaaaaaaaagggagAACACATTTAATATTAGATGAAAGTGATTCAATACCATTTCCACTCGTGTTTATGCATAGATTTACATGCGTCCAGAAATTGTTCATGACTTATTGTCTACAACAGAAATACATATTTCCTTTGCCTTCGAaaggaaacaaaacaaaaaggtGAAAGCAGAAACAAGAATGGAAATGGCTGAAGAACAATAATTCTATATTAATTACGTACACGCAAAGAATCTAAAACATTACTTGCTCAAAAGAAGACTAAGTAAGTGGTTGAAATGAAAGGTGGTAGGTTACGTAATGAAGAAATGATGTGATCAGGGGCACTGAGGACTGTTGCCTGGGCCACCGTAGTAGAAGTATGTGCCCCATTCGTTATTATAGGAGCTCTGGATGTCATAACAATTGGTGTTCTCAGCTAGGGTTAAGATGTTGTGCACCGAGCTAAGACTATTGTCGGTGTCTACAATCTCAAGGTTACGAAAATAGCTTGCTTTCCCAAAACCATCTCCAGCAAAGTGCCCAGATCCCATTTGGGTGGAGGTGTGTTGCCCATTCGCACGTGTGTTCACCACTTCGCCACCCCACTCCACCATGGTCGCATGTGTGGCTAAGTG
Proteins encoded in this region:
- the LOC137831840 gene encoding single-stranded DNA-binding protein WHY2, mitochondrial, whose translation is MFKLSRVLHLTTTSRHRLLEVFSSRNVEVGDSLRDRRDFTYSAGISTATNNYAAKGYASDRIFAPYTVYKGKAAFSLSPCLPTFTKLDSGTVVVDRRGSMMITFMHSIGERKYDWEKRQRFALSATEIGSLITMGSQDSSEFFHDPSMLSSNAGQVRKSLSIKPNANSNGYFVSLTVVNNLLNTKDYFSVPVTTAEFAVMKTACSFALPHIMGWDQITNQQSRGTVGLQQKGGSQVLDLEWEK